A window from Candidatus Nitrosotenuis uzonensis encodes these proteins:
- a CDS encoding oligopeptide/dipeptide ABC transporter ATP-binding protein codes for MSEILRVEKLVKHFVKKGWLGKQSVVRAVDGVSFSLNAGQILVLAGESGSGKSTVAKMILRAIRPDSGKVFFDGDEITDSTESLRKIRMGCQMVYQDPYDSINPQMKIRDIVAEPIEIHNVGNAKEREQMVIEALHEVRLEPALEIMEKYPHMLSGGQRQRVVLARALVLRPKMIIADEPVSMLDVSVRAEILELMESLRQKHGISFIYITHDLATARYFGHVIAIMYLGKIVEIGPINDVLTNPMHPYTQALIDAISEPDPKNLHRKKTIRINEPSDADVYQGCRFIARCPYAFDKCTVEPPLEEKGERKVACFAVKSSGD; via the coding sequence TTGAGTGAGATACTGCGAGTTGAGAAGCTGGTAAAGCATTTTGTCAAGAAAGGCTGGCTTGGAAAGCAGAGCGTAGTCAGGGCCGTGGACGGAGTTTCCTTCTCACTTAATGCCGGACAGATACTAGTACTTGCAGGCGAATCAGGATCAGGCAAATCTACTGTAGCAAAGATGATTCTCAGAGCAATTAGGCCTGATTCTGGAAAAGTGTTCTTTGATGGAGATGAGATTACAGATAGCACTGAATCATTAAGAAAAATACGAATGGGGTGCCAGATGGTTTACCAGGATCCGTATGACTCGATAAACCCACAGATGAAAATAAGAGACATTGTTGCAGAACCAATTGAGATTCATAATGTTGGAAATGCAAAAGAGCGTGAGCAGATGGTAATAGAGGCCTTGCACGAAGTCAGGTTGGAACCGGCGCTGGAGATAATGGAAAAATATCCGCACATGCTATCAGGAGGACAAAGACAACGCGTTGTGCTTGCAAGGGCGCTTGTACTCAGACCAAAGATGATAATCGCAGATGAACCAGTATCCATGCTTGATGTGTCTGTGAGAGCAGAGATTCTTGAACTCATGGAAAGCTTGAGGCAAAAGCATGGAATCTCCTTCATATACATCACACATGATCTTGCAACAGCCAGATACTTTGGACATGTAATTGCCATCATGTATTTGGGAAAGATAGTCGAAATTGGCCCAATCAACGATGTTTTGACAAACCCGATGCATCCATACACCCAGGCATTAATTGACGCGATATCAGAACCCGACCCAAAAAATCTGCATCGTAAAAAGACAATCAGAATAAACGAGCCATCAGATGCAGATGTATACCAAGGGTGCAGGTTTATTGCTCGGTGCCCCTATGCGTTTGATAAATGTACGGTAGAGCCTCCCCTTGAGGAAAAAGGTGAAAGAAAGGTAGCGTGCTTTGCAGTAAAATCATCCGGTGATTGA
- the proS gene encoding proline--tRNA ligase encodes MNKEEVGITVSKKEDFSEWYTQVVLKAQLADYAPVKGLIVLRPDGYAIWESIRTILDEKLKKTGHRNGFLPILIPESLLGKEKSHFAGFNPEVFWVTHSGDTEIGDRLALRPTSETLAYSLYSKWIQSWRDLPLKINFWNTALRAEIKATKPFLRTSEFLWQEGHTVHATQEEAESEVLAILEIYKKTVEEELAIPVITGKKSNKEKFVGAVYTTTMESIMPDGKALQMGTSHFLGQNFSKPFDVKFLDKNNVENYAWQTSWGVSWRLIGATIMVHGDDKGLVLPPRVAPIQIVIVPIYYSDKDAQRVNQKADEVERLLVSKGLRVHVDRRDELTPGFKYNEWELRGVPLRIEIGPKDLDKQKVTVARRHNRQKSDLPFDKIGSEIGTILQQIQDEMFTAAKKMLDDRTVTLTDYSRFKPELEKGHFIKAPWCGNATCEEKIKEETMADIRVIPFGSENSTGKCIYCGQQGSADVIFGRAY; translated from the coding sequence TTGAATAAGGAAGAGGTAGGCATCACAGTATCAAAAAAAGAAGACTTTAGTGAGTGGTACACACAGGTGGTACTCAAAGCTCAGCTTGCAGATTATGCGCCTGTAAAAGGTCTCATTGTCCTAAGGCCTGACGGCTATGCAATATGGGAATCAATTAGAACAATACTTGATGAGAAACTCAAAAAGACAGGACATCGAAATGGCTTTCTTCCCATATTAATTCCAGAGTCGTTGCTTGGAAAAGAAAAGAGCCATTTTGCAGGATTTAATCCCGAGGTATTTTGGGTCACCCATTCAGGCGACACTGAGATAGGCGACAGGCTAGCACTGCGTCCCACATCCGAGACTTTGGCATATTCGCTTTACTCAAAATGGATACAAAGTTGGCGAGACCTGCCGTTGAAAATTAACTTTTGGAATACTGCACTAAGGGCAGAGATAAAGGCGACAAAACCGTTTTTGAGAACATCGGAATTTCTATGGCAGGAGGGGCACACTGTCCATGCTACACAGGAGGAAGCTGAAAGTGAAGTTCTGGCTATACTTGAGATTTACAAAAAGACTGTAGAGGAAGAGCTTGCAATACCAGTAATCACAGGAAAGAAAAGCAACAAGGAGAAATTTGTCGGCGCCGTATACACTACCACCATGGAGTCAATCATGCCTGACGGCAAGGCACTCCAGATGGGCACGTCACATTTTCTCGGTCAGAATTTTTCAAAACCGTTTGATGTCAAGTTTCTTGACAAGAATAACGTAGAAAATTATGCGTGGCAGACATCATGGGGAGTATCATGGAGACTAATAGGAGCAACAATAATGGTTCATGGTGATGACAAGGGACTTGTACTTCCTCCGCGGGTGGCCCCCATACAAATTGTAATCGTTCCAATATATTACTCCGATAAGGACGCTCAACGTGTAAATCAAAAAGCCGACGAAGTAGAAAGACTGCTTGTAAGCAAGGGTCTCAGGGTGCATGTAGACAGAAGGGACGAGCTCACTCCTGGATTCAAGTACAATGAATGGGAGCTCAGAGGAGTCCCCCTCAGAATTGAGATTGGCCCAAAGGATCTTGACAAGCAAAAGGTCACCGTAGCTAGGCGTCATAACAGGCAAAAATCGGATCTCCCATTCGATAAGATAGGCTCAGAAATTGGGACCATACTGCAGCAAATACAAGATGAGATGTTTACTGCTGCAAAGAAAATGCTCGATGATAGAACTGTTACGCTAACAGATTATTCCAGATTCAAGCCGGAGCTTGAGAAAGGACATTTTATCAAGGCACCATGGTGCGGTAATGCAACCTGCGAGGAGAAGATCAAAGAAGAGACGATGGCGGACATAAGGGTCATACCTTTTGGAAGCGAGAACAGTACTGGAAAGTGCATCTACTGCGGTCAGCAAGGTAGCGCAGATGTCATATTTGGTAGAGCATACTAA
- a CDS encoding PEFG-CTERM sorting domain-containing protein, with protein sequence MHKVTCVVITTLLFAVGFSSASADQSEKLEFASALEETLGHFHALELNLDENNAVLAMVHATHPIAELYDLMRPTLQESDPELDAKIQTTLMELRTNTVNATREDAQKALDDARMIIEEARILIVGQDLSNNPMFKLALMKTLLETSAAEYAEAVENGTINEMAEFQDGSAFVWRSQQIFEEIKGDVPEDASMEINDLYSTLWQAYDERADPSDIETLVGGLLAEIDEITGVESVMRGPETYFENIESLLDQVKEQYANGMSEEALSLATKAYLDNYEFLEGPIAKHDTKLMEEIEVMLRQELRNMINEGVTSDKIDSHVDAIVEKLHEAAMLIGAEHEHKEQEHEEQEQQDMSPLQQVEFGIEPEDVVCDSGMELIIKTGNSSPACVKSETAERLIQLGWGTRPQ encoded by the coding sequence ATGCACAAGGTAACATGTGTAGTAATTACAACGTTACTTTTTGCAGTCGGATTTTCTTCGGCTAGCGCAGATCAGAGCGAGAAGCTCGAATTTGCGTCGGCATTGGAAGAGACACTTGGGCACTTTCACGCACTTGAGCTGAACCTTGATGAGAACAATGCAGTACTTGCAATGGTGCACGCAACACATCCAATAGCGGAGCTGTATGATTTGATGAGGCCTACCCTGCAAGAAAGCGACCCTGAACTTGATGCAAAGATCCAAACCACACTTATGGAATTACGCACCAACACTGTCAACGCTACACGGGAAGATGCACAAAAGGCACTAGATGATGCAAGAATGATCATCGAGGAGGCAAGAATCCTAATCGTTGGCCAAGATCTTAGTAACAATCCAATGTTCAAGCTTGCACTCATGAAGACACTGCTTGAAACTTCAGCCGCAGAATACGCTGAGGCCGTAGAGAATGGAACCATAAACGAGATGGCAGAATTCCAAGACGGATCTGCATTCGTATGGAGATCTCAGCAAATCTTTGAGGAGATAAAAGGAGATGTACCAGAAGACGCCTCTATGGAGATAAATGATCTTTACTCTACGCTCTGGCAAGCATACGATGAGAGAGCTGACCCCTCGGATATCGAAACACTGGTAGGCGGACTACTTGCTGAAATCGATGAAATCACAGGAGTTGAATCGGTTATGCGTGGACCTGAAACTTACTTTGAGAACATAGAGAGTCTGCTAGACCAGGTAAAAGAACAGTACGCAAATGGAATGAGTGAAGAAGCGCTCAGTCTTGCTACAAAGGCGTATCTTGACAACTACGAATTCCTTGAAGGTCCAATAGCAAAACACGACACAAAACTGATGGAGGAAATAGAGGTCATGTTGAGGCAGGAATTGCGTAACATGATAAACGAAGGTGTTACTTCAGACAAAATAGACTCGCATGTGGACGCCATAGTGGAAAAGCTCCACGAAGCAGCAATGCTGATAGGCGCAGAACACGAACACAAAGAGCAAGAACACGAGGAACAAGAACAGCAAGACATGTCGCCACTACAACAAGTCGAGTTCGGCATAGAACCAGAAGACGTAGTTTGCGATTCCGGAATGGAGCTCATCATAAAGACTGGTAACTCATCGCCTGCATGCGTCAAATCCGAAACTGCAGAAAGACTGATACAACTAGGCTGGGGAACCAGACCTCAATAA
- the serB gene encoding phosphoserine phosphatase SerB — protein MLAIFDVEGVLFDAEYLPILAEKVNKEKEIWEITRKGIQGLINWEDGLRTRVAALRGLGYETCKQVADELPIMTGAKETCRVLKSAGWKILAVSGGFTIMTDRLKEELGLDYVYSNELIFKDGKLDDVKINVTSDKAKSARAKIAEWNEKKENIVVTVDGANDLTLFDICGLGVAFRAQDIVKEKATVTIEEKNLTHLIEIINKHYKLNLQLQTVA, from the coding sequence TTGCTTGCAATTTTCGATGTAGAAGGAGTACTGTTTGACGCAGAATATCTTCCAATTCTTGCAGAAAAAGTTAACAAAGAAAAAGAAATCTGGGAAATAACAAGAAAGGGAATACAGGGACTGATAAACTGGGAGGATGGACTAAGGACTAGAGTCGCAGCCTTGCGCGGACTTGGCTATGAAACATGCAAACAAGTGGCTGATGAGCTCCCAATAATGACTGGCGCAAAAGAAACCTGCAGGGTTCTCAAATCTGCAGGCTGGAAGATACTTGCAGTATCTGGCGGATTCACCATAATGACTGACAGACTAAAAGAAGAACTAGGTCTTGACTATGTTTACTCTAATGAGCTAATCTTCAAGGACGGCAAGCTTGATGATGTAAAAATTAACGTCACATCAGATAAAGCAAAGTCAGCTAGAGCAAAAATTGCAGAATGGAACGAAAAAAAGGAAAACATAGTTGTCACAGTGGATGGCGCAAACGATCTTACACTATTTGACATATGCGGCCTAGGTGTGGCATTTCGCGCACAAGACATAGTGAAAGAAAAAGCGACAGTAACAATTGAAGAAAAAAACCTGACTCACCTAATCGAGATCATTAACAAACATTACAAACTGAATCTACAGTTACAGACTGTTGCCTAG
- the cofE gene encoding coenzyme F420-0:L-glutamate ligase translates to MEIIPIIIKKEIQKGDDLAKVFLSNFKGVQEGDVIVVAQKAISKQEGKIVDLSQVIPSILAVGIAAEYGKDPKLVEVILSEAQRIVRMQGGVIITETKHGFVCANSGVDESNLPKGFASLLPDDPDRSALTFQSKISEITGKKVAVIISDTFGRPFREGQTNHAIGIAGMRPINDYAGKKDSFGKTLRVTAIAQADELCGAAELVMKKSANCPFAIIRNFDYESANESIRSLLRPKSSDLFR, encoded by the coding sequence TTGGAAATAATCCCAATTATCATAAAAAAAGAAATTCAAAAAGGGGACGATCTGGCAAAAGTCTTTCTATCAAACTTTAAGGGCGTTCAGGAAGGCGACGTCATAGTGGTGGCACAAAAAGCAATCTCCAAACAGGAGGGAAAGATAGTTGATCTCTCCCAAGTAATCCCATCGATACTTGCAGTCGGAATTGCGGCAGAATACGGAAAGGATCCGAAATTGGTGGAGGTCATACTCTCAGAAGCGCAGAGGATCGTACGTATGCAGGGTGGAGTGATAATCACGGAGACAAAGCACGGATTTGTGTGTGCAAATTCCGGAGTTGATGAAAGTAATCTTCCTAAGGGTTTTGCATCATTGCTCCCTGACGACCCTGATAGATCTGCGTTAACCTTTCAGAGCAAGATATCTGAAATTACTGGCAAGAAGGTTGCAGTGATAATATCCGATACGTTTGGAAGGCCATTCAGAGAGGGACAGACAAACCATGCAATAGGCATTGCTGGGATGAGACCTATTAATGACTATGCTGGAAAGAAGGACTCTTTTGGCAAAACTTTGCGAGTTACCGCAATTGCTCAGGCCGACGAGCTTTGCGGTGCGGCAGAGCTTGTGATGAAAAAATCTGCAAACTGTCCATTTGCAATAATACGTAACTTTGATTACGAGTCTGCCAACGAGAGCATACGATCACTGCTTAGGCCCAAGAGTTCTGACCTGTTTAGGTAG